The proteins below come from a single Natrinema sp. SYSU A 869 genomic window:
- a CDS encoding glycosyltransferase family 4 protein: MRVLNSLADPRVGGPQLRALAVAKGLRDRGIETVFHLPDGDDAFERTATDAGFEVVRPGPSQMRPPPNCLANARFAARFLPSVSRLASTIERREIDAVHASMTLAVPAAIAAQRTDTPLAWFFNDTGTPWPLDRVAARLARATADEIALAADAVGDHFFDDSVPTRTVYPPVDVDAFDPSSVADEGAIRAELGVADDVPIVGTVGNVNPVKGHEYLLRAIARVRDRIGPVVVPIAGKLLESRREYADRLRRLRARLDLEGTVRFLGHCSDVPRLLSSFDVFVLPSVTEACPIAVLEAMAMESAIVATRVGGVPEQLTDGTHGWLVPPADPDALATAIREALASPEERRRRGAAARRRATARFSIDRCVERHHDLYEAALSRSLTSRPVESVSVR, from the coding sequence ATGCGGGTCCTCAACAGCCTCGCCGATCCTCGAGTGGGCGGTCCCCAGTTGCGCGCACTCGCCGTCGCGAAGGGCCTTCGCGACCGCGGTATCGAGACGGTGTTTCACCTGCCTGACGGCGACGATGCGTTCGAGCGCACGGCGACGGACGCCGGGTTCGAGGTCGTCCGTCCGGGACCGTCACAGATGCGGCCGCCACCCAATTGCCTCGCGAACGCGCGCTTTGCCGCTCGCTTTCTCCCGTCCGTCTCCCGGCTCGCGTCGACGATCGAGCGCCGGGAGATCGACGCGGTCCATGCGAGCATGACGCTCGCCGTTCCGGCCGCGATCGCCGCCCAGCGGACGGACACGCCGCTGGCGTGGTTTTTCAATGACACCGGCACACCGTGGCCGCTCGACCGTGTCGCGGCCCGACTCGCTCGAGCCACCGCGGACGAGATCGCGCTCGCCGCGGACGCGGTCGGCGACCACTTCTTCGACGACTCGGTCCCGACGCGGACGGTGTACCCGCCGGTCGACGTCGACGCGTTCGATCCGTCGTCGGTGGCCGACGAGGGGGCGATCCGGGCGGAACTGGGTGTCGCCGACGACGTGCCCATCGTCGGGACCGTCGGCAACGTCAACCCGGTCAAGGGTCACGAGTACCTGCTGCGGGCGATCGCCCGCGTTCGCGATCGGATCGGGCCGGTCGTCGTTCCGATCGCCGGCAAACTACTCGAGTCTCGCCGGGAGTACGCGGACCGACTGCGCCGCCTTCGCGCGCGCCTCGATCTCGAAGGGACCGTTCGGTTTCTCGGTCACTGCTCGGACGTTCCACGGCTCCTCTCGTCGTTCGACGTGTTTGTCCTGCCATCTGTGACGGAAGCGTGCCCGATAGCCGTCCTCGAGGCTATGGCCATGGAGTCGGCGATCGTCGCGACGCGGGTCGGCGGCGTGCCCGAACAGCTCACGGACGGCACACACGGCTGGCTTGTCCCCCCGGCTGATCCGGACGCGCTCGCGACGGCGATCCGCGAGGCGCTCGCGTCTCCTGAGGAACGGCGTCGCCGGGGCGCGGCCGCGCGACGCCGTGCGACCGCCCGCTTCTCGATCGACCGATGCGTCGAACGCCACCACGACCTGTACGAGGCGGCGCTGTCGCGGTCGTTGACGTCGCGACCGGTCGAGTCGGTAAGCGTTCGATAG
- the wecB gene encoding UDP-N-acetylglucosamine 2-epimerase (non-hydrolyzing) yields MATPRIAFVLGTRPEIIKLSPLVRACLEREIPHVVVHTGQHYSESLDTVFFEQLELPTPDHNLGVGSGDHGEQTAAMIRGIESVLEEARPSHVVVQGDTNSALAGAITASKRASSLAHVEAGLRSFDRDMPEEINRVLVDHVADHCFAPTDESARLLAAEGIDGDHVCVTGNTVVDAVSQHRELAMEKSDVLAAYNLEPGAFCLLTAHRAENVDDPERFAGILEGVGAFASRTDREVVYPIHPRAREALATFDLSVPEPIRLVDPLDFLDFLSLEHHASLAITDSGGVQEEACILETPCVTVRDSTERPETVDIGANRLVGTDPVAIVEGAEAMVDRPGTWSNPFGDGDASDRILDALL; encoded by the coding sequence ATGGCGACCCCCCGAATAGCCTTCGTGCTTGGCACTCGACCGGAGATCATCAAGCTCTCGCCGCTCGTCCGCGCGTGTCTCGAGCGGGAGATTCCCCACGTCGTCGTCCACACTGGCCAGCATTACTCGGAATCGCTCGATACCGTCTTCTTCGAGCAACTCGAGTTACCGACGCCGGACCACAACCTTGGGGTCGGCTCGGGTGATCACGGCGAACAGACGGCTGCAATGATTCGCGGAATCGAGTCCGTCCTCGAGGAAGCGCGACCGTCCCACGTCGTCGTCCAGGGCGACACGAATTCCGCGCTCGCCGGGGCGATCACGGCGAGCAAACGCGCGTCCTCGCTGGCACACGTCGAGGCCGGACTGCGGAGCTTTGACCGGGACATGCCCGAGGAGATCAACCGCGTGCTGGTCGATCACGTCGCTGATCACTGCTTCGCGCCGACCGACGAGTCGGCGCGACTCCTCGCGGCGGAGGGAATCGACGGCGACCACGTTTGCGTCACCGGTAACACCGTCGTTGACGCGGTCTCTCAGCACCGCGAGTTGGCGATGGAGAAGAGCGACGTTCTCGCGGCGTACAACCTCGAGCCCGGAGCGTTCTGCTTGCTGACCGCCCACCGAGCGGAGAACGTCGACGACCCCGAGCGCTTCGCGGGGATTCTCGAGGGCGTCGGCGCGTTCGCGTCGCGGACCGACCGCGAGGTCGTCTATCCGATTCACCCGCGAGCGCGGGAGGCCCTCGCGACGTTCGATCTGTCGGTCCCGGAGCCGATTCGGCTCGTTGACCCGCTCGACTTCCTCGACTTCCTGTCGCTCGAACACCACGCGAGCCTCGCGATCACGGATTCGGGAGGGGTTCAGGAGGAAGCGTGCATCCTCGAGACGCCGTGCGTCACGGTGCGCGATAGTACGGAACGGCCGGAGACGGTCGATATCGGTGCGAACCGGCTCGTCGGGACCGATCCGGTGGCCATCGTTGAGGGGGCCGAGGCGATGGTCGATCGGCCCGGCACGTGGTCGAACCCGTTCGGGGACGGCGACGCTTCGGACCGAATTTTGGACGCCTTACTGTAG
- a CDS encoding NAD(P)-dependent oxidoreductase: MASVLVTGGLGAIGAPLTEELERRGHDVWVADRPWNERDRYYRCDVSEYRQLERVFADREFDYVYHLGAEFGRKNGEDFYETMWQSNAVGTKNVLRLQAEHDFRLIFSSSSEVYGDYDDVMAESVPLEEGPRQLNDYAISKWVNEQQIMNAADRHGTESVRVRFFNTYGPGERYSEYRSVVCKFCYRALHDLPYHVYEDHHRSFTYIDDTVCTLANVVDSFHPGEVYNIAGEEYYDIEELSDMVLGYLGKDDEQVEYRGTEEHNTLNKKASVEKAKRDLDHEQLVSLEEGIPRTIDWMREHYDLE; encoded by the coding sequence ATGGCATCAGTGCTCGTAACCGGTGGACTAGGTGCGATCGGCGCACCGCTGACCGAGGAACTCGAACGACGCGGCCACGACGTCTGGGTCGCCGACCGCCCGTGGAACGAACGCGACCGGTACTACCGCTGTGACGTCAGCGAGTACCGACAGCTCGAGCGAGTCTTCGCGGACCGCGAGTTCGACTACGTCTATCACCTCGGCGCGGAGTTCGGCCGCAAGAACGGTGAGGACTTCTACGAGACGATGTGGCAGTCGAACGCGGTCGGCACAAAGAACGTGCTCCGACTGCAGGCCGAGCATGACTTCCGACTGATCTTCTCCTCGAGCAGCGAGGTGTACGGCGACTACGACGACGTGATGGCGGAGTCCGTGCCGCTCGAGGAGGGGCCGCGTCAGTTGAACGATTACGCGATTTCGAAGTGGGTCAACGAACAGCAGATTATGAACGCAGCCGACCGGCACGGCACCGAGTCCGTGCGGGTCCGCTTTTTCAACACGTACGGGCCGGGCGAGCGCTACAGCGAGTACCGGAGCGTCGTCTGCAAGTTCTGCTATCGGGCGCTACACGACCTGCCGTACCACGTCTACGAGGACCATCACCGCTCGTTCACCTACATCGACGACACCGTGTGCACGCTCGCGAACGTCGTTGACTCGTTCCACCCCGGGGAGGTGTACAACATCGCCGGCGAGGAATACTACGATATCGAGGAGCTCTCCGACATGGTGCTCGGCTACCTGGGCAAGGACGACGAGCAGGTCGAGTATCGGGGGACCGAGGAACACAACACGCTCAACAAGAAGGCCAGCGTCGAGAAGGCCAAACGCGATCTCGACCACGAACAGCTCGTCTCCCTCGAGGAAGGGATCCCGCGAACGATCGACTGGATGCGTGAGCACTATGACCTCGAGTGA
- a CDS encoding glycosyltransferase has translation MPSSSIALVVFADELDREHAAYGAVQNFVDVYESDVDRIAVVGPEHIDIDRSVVDPVPVQRPQSSVPPAAVTEYIGYQLRIAAALWRDRDRLDAAFFHIGGTMLLLPLLACKLAGVRTLLFVTGTVTEGVYARRGTGPLARGLAGIVDLVERVTCTLADDVILLSSGMDHPALEWSTSPTVRAVNVNYIDCEEFASRTPIEERAVDVVFVGRFAAVKGIDDILKAIPLLVESNPDIRIELIGDGELSEEVAAFVDRHDLSENVTCTGWVDHDELPVHLDDARTLLLPSKSEGVPKAVLEAMACGTVPVAAAVGGIPDLIDDGSNGFLLRDTDPESIDRTVTAVLERGDLAEMSDNARGYIEHNYAYSTIRDRYRRILLEGETERATAESGRDAV, from the coding sequence ATGCCCTCGAGTTCGATAGCGCTCGTCGTGTTCGCAGACGAGTTAGATCGCGAACACGCGGCCTACGGGGCAGTACAGAACTTCGTCGACGTCTACGAGTCTGACGTCGACCGAATCGCCGTCGTCGGCCCGGAGCACATCGATATCGATCGATCGGTCGTTGATCCGGTACCGGTTCAGCGCCCGCAATCGAGCGTCCCGCCGGCGGCGGTCACCGAGTACATCGGTTATCAGTTACGGATCGCAGCGGCGCTCTGGCGGGACCGCGACCGGCTCGACGCCGCGTTCTTCCACATCGGCGGGACCATGCTTCTCCTCCCTCTGCTCGCATGCAAACTCGCCGGCGTTCGAACGCTGCTGTTCGTGACCGGTACCGTTACCGAAGGCGTGTATGCTCGCCGCGGGACGGGGCCACTCGCCCGAGGACTCGCCGGCATCGTGGACCTCGTTGAACGCGTCACGTGTACGCTCGCCGACGACGTAATCCTCCTCTCGAGCGGGATGGACCATCCGGCGCTCGAGTGGTCGACGTCGCCGACGGTCCGGGCCGTCAACGTCAATTACATCGACTGCGAGGAGTTCGCTTCGCGAACGCCGATCGAAGAGCGGGCGGTCGACGTCGTCTTCGTCGGACGGTTCGCGGCCGTTAAAGGGATCGACGACATCCTAAAGGCGATTCCACTGCTCGTCGAGTCGAATCCGGACATTCGGATCGAGCTGATCGGCGACGGTGAGCTCTCGGAGGAGGTCGCGGCGTTCGTTGACCGCCACGACCTCTCGGAGAACGTGACCTGCACCGGCTGGGTCGACCACGATGAACTCCCGGTTCACCTCGACGACGCGCGAACGCTGCTCTTGCCCTCGAAGTCGGAGGGCGTTCCGAAAGCCGTTCTCGAGGCGATGGCCTGCGGAACGGTCCCGGTCGCCGCTGCCGTCGGAGGCATCCCCGACCTCATCGACGATGGATCGAACGGGTTCCTGCTCCGAGACACGGATCCGGAATCGATCGATCGGACGGTGACTGCCGTCCTCGAGCGCGGCGATCTGGCCGAGATGAGCGATAACGCTCGCGGCTACATCGAGCACAACTACGCCTACTCGACGATCAGGGATCGATATCGCCGCATCCTCCTGGAGGGCGAGACGGAACGAGCGACTGCTGAATCGGGTCGAGACGCCGTATGA
- a CDS encoding sulfatase-like hydrolase/transferase, with the protein MSAARPLTAALEALEVENVFVYVGDAVRWDAVPDRVTDRAATVRTVSASTHSPSSFASLATGRYAMNHGVVTFDRRLPSDVFRLFDVPGHETRFLNSIFAYAQREHGNAVDPIHTVLDVEPPAVDDPLEGLESPFVAMERGPGGHAPYGDFAGTASEYFQRRGGADAVTLRDEYRRSVELDIDLFFERLTRLEEARLAEETLVIYTSDHGELLGEGGELGHSSPMRPELVYVPTAFFHPELPATTVNDAAFHHADLLPTILDVLGVEPTMEQSTGFDGRSAARALADEPRPCTYENRVLPSSLPFGSGSLHYEGVWDAGGGYAFARTPLPERLLVLAGKAVASAKRGYVRRHLPHAFGAYASGGASEYGEPAFTERKATQLLERVAADSVTGEQVDLSADAEQRLQDLGYT; encoded by the coding sequence ATGTCAGCTGCCCGTCCGCTCACAGCAGCGCTCGAGGCGCTCGAGGTCGAAAACGTGTTCGTCTACGTCGGCGATGCCGTCCGATGGGACGCCGTGCCGGATCGGGTAACCGATCGGGCGGCGACGGTGCGAACGGTGAGCGCCTCGACGCACAGCCCGAGTTCGTTTGCCTCGCTCGCGACCGGCCGCTACGCAATGAACCACGGCGTCGTCACGTTCGATCGTCGACTGCCGTCCGACGTGTTTCGGCTGTTCGACGTGCCGGGACACGAGACGCGCTTTCTCAACTCGATCTTCGCATACGCCCAACGGGAGCACGGAAACGCCGTCGATCCGATCCATACCGTCCTCGACGTGGAGCCGCCGGCCGTCGACGATCCGCTCGAGGGCCTCGAGTCGCCGTTCGTCGCGATGGAACGGGGGCCCGGCGGACACGCGCCGTACGGCGACTTCGCTGGGACCGCTTCCGAGTACTTCCAGCGACGGGGTGGGGCCGACGCGGTGACGCTTCGTGACGAGTATCGACGGAGCGTCGAACTAGACATCGATCTCTTCTTCGAGCGGCTAACGCGCCTCGAGGAGGCGAGGCTCGCCGAGGAGACGCTCGTTATCTACACCTCGGATCACGGTGAACTGCTCGGTGAGGGCGGCGAACTCGGACACAGTTCGCCGATGCGGCCCGAACTCGTCTACGTGCCGACGGCGTTCTTCCATCCGGAACTGCCGGCGACGACGGTCAATGACGCCGCGTTCCACCATGCAGATTTGCTCCCGACGATTCTCGACGTGCTCGGCGTTGAGCCGACGATGGAACAGTCGACGGGGTTCGACGGCCGGTCGGCGGCGCGAGCGCTTGCGGACGAGCCCCGTCCCTGCACGTACGAAAATCGGGTGCTGCCGTCGTCGCTCCCGTTCGGGTCCGGATCGCTCCATTACGAGGGCGTCTGGGACGCCGGTGGGGGGTACGCGTTCGCCAGGACGCCGCTGCCGGAACGGCTGCTCGTCCTCGCCGGGAAGGCGGTCGCGAGCGCGAAGCGCGGATACGTCCGCCGACACCTCCCGCACGCGTTCGGCGCGTACGCCAGCGGCGGCGCAAGCGAGTACGGCGAGCCGGCGTTCACCGAACGCAAGGCGACGCAATTGCTCGAGCGAGTGGCGGCCGATTCGGTCACCGGCGAACAGGTCGATCTCTCGGCGGACGCGGAGCAACGGCTTCAGGATCTGGGGTACACGTAG